A window of Solanum stenotomum isolate F172 chromosome 3, ASM1918654v1, whole genome shotgun sequence contains these coding sequences:
- the LOC125859501 gene encoding J protein JJJ1-like has protein sequence MGVDYYKVLGVDKNATDDDLKKAYRKLAMKWHPDNNPQSKKDAEAKFKHISEAYDVLSDSQKKAVYDQYGEEGLKGGVPPPGAGGPGAGSTYFSTGEDMLRKPEKKSKKSNKNAATGGLGGESDVCEVKRKKKREGGKNSGKPNKVSDEDVEKEKKNKLKKSCLNEPFDTKTSAPASATEMRDSDKVVETLGEVSGGDVVDEIRRKKKSKKNIKTTNGVEMTNTDIKAKSDDSDIKRKKERKHGKHSRKFSEDSDEVASRTVEGNKSRKLKKSCGNELEKMHDTEDMQEDVAEVNEGDISSPIEMEEKNKTDKGNIKKRKRVKLGHNSEDPTHEKSEKRVSFSGQVQIFPSLNDPSDENHEIEEENLLHGKRFSKLEDEVVKEAVHKYIEIHNLGEEGLKKVLNSRSYPEIKGCWKEIGRAIPYRPSTAVYSRGQILFRRSESRKWTEEEYEMVLKFQKEHGNKWRDLADELRKHRWHVKDTWRRLKHQNKGQWTQEEYQNLFDLVNTDLRLKLSEEKKSKHGMLRDNIAWGAISECLSTRIGANCCSKWYDQLTSPMVAKGEWADSDDYRLVDALFELDASCIEDVDWDNLLDHRAGEICRKRWNQMVLHIGQLGNKSFPDQVEVLAKRYRPDLVQVREAWDSKPVVP, from the exons ATGGGGGTTGATTATTACAAAGTATTGGGTGTTGATAAGAACGCTACAGATGATGATTTGAAGAAGGCTTATAGAAAACTTGCCATGAAATGGCACCCTGATAACAACCCACAAAGCAAGAAAGATGCTGAAGCTAAGTTCAAACACATCTCTGAGGCTTATGAT GTGCTTAGCGACTCCCAGAAAAAAGCTGTGTATGACCAGTATGGTGAAGAAGGGCTGAAGGGTGGGGTACCACCACCTGGAGCTGGTGGCCCTGGTGCCGGTTCAACCTACTTTTCTACTGGGGAGGATATGCTCCGTAAGCCGGAGAAGAAATCCAAGAAAAGCAATAAGAATGCTGCCACCGGTGGTCTTGGGGGAGAGAGTGATGTGTGTGAGgttaagagaaagaaaaaaagagaaggtgGAAAAAATTCTGGAAAACCCAACAAAGTCAGTGATGAAGATgttgagaaagagaaaaagaataagCTGAAGAAAAGCTGCTTGAATGAGCCTTTTGACACCAAAACTAGTGCTCCTGCAAGTGCAACTGAAATGCGGGACAGTGACAAGGTAGTTGAGACCCTTGGTGAGGTCTCTGGTGGAGATGTTGTGGACGAGATtagaaggaagaagaaatcCAAGAAAAACATTAAGACTACCAATGGTGTAGAAATGACAAACACTGATATTAAAGCTAAGAGTGATGACTCTGACAtcaagagaaagaaagaaagaaaacatgGAAAACATTCTAGGAAGTTTAGTGAAGACAGCGACGAGGTTGCTTCGAGAACTGTTGAAGGGAATAAAAGTAGGAAGTTGAAGAAAAGCTGCGGGAATGAGCTGGAGAAAATGCATGATACTGAGGATATGCAGGAAGATGTTGCTGAAGTCAATGAAGGTGATATTTCTTCACCTATAGAGatggaagaaaaaaacaaaacagaCAAAGGTAAtatcaaaaagagaaaaagggtaaaattaGGACACAACTCTGAAGATCCTACACACGAGAAGAGTGAAAAGAGAGTGAGCTTTTCTGGTCAGGTTCAGATTTTCCCTTCATTGAATGATCCAAGTGATGAGAATCATGAGATCGAGGAAGAAAATTTACTGCATGGTAAACGATTCTCAAAGCTAGAAGATGAAGTTGTCAAAGAGGCTGTTCATAAATACATTGAGATACATAACTTAGGCGAAGAAGGGCtgaaaaaggttttaaattcTAGATCTTATCCTGAAATTAAGGGTTGCTGGAAAGAAATAGGGAGAGCTATACCATACAGACCTTCTACTGCAGTTTACTCTCGTGGGCAGATCCTGTTTCGAAGAAGTGAATCACGTAAATGGACTGAAGAGGAGTATGAGATGGTGCTGAAGTTCCAGAAAGAGCATGGGAACAAATGGAGGGACTTAGCTGATGAACTTCGAAAACATCGGTGGCATGTGAAGGATACATGGCGAAGGCTAAAACATCAGAATAAAGGACAATGGACTCAGGAGGAGTACCAgaatttgtttgatttagtaAACACCGATCTGAGACTGAAGCTTTCTGAAGAGAAGAAATCTAAGCATGGGATGCTACGGGATAATATTGCATGGGGTGCAATAAGTGAATGCTTGTCCACGAGAATTGGTGCAAACTGCTGCTCAAAATGGTATGATCAATTAACATCACCCATGGTGGCCAAAGGTGAATGGGCGGATTCTGACGACTATCGCCTAGTTGATGCACTTTTTGAGCTCGACGCAAGCTGCATCGAAGATGTGGACTGGGACAATCTTCTTGACCACAGGGCTGGAGAGATATGTCGAAAGAGATGGAACCAAATGGTTCTTCACATAGGTCAACTTGGAAACAAGTCATTTCCTGATCAAGTAGAAGTTCTAGCTAAGAGATACCGTCCGGATTTGGTCCAAGTAAGAGAGGCTTGGGACAGTAAACCAGTCGTTCCATGA